In Amphiura filiformis chromosome 2, Afil_fr2py, whole genome shotgun sequence, one DNA window encodes the following:
- the LOC140172430 gene encoding uncharacterized protein, whose protein sequence is MKPQEHRKCLTSLVKDVDEDDMLVYLYGCAKQGQWLRWDSAMQVDTSWKKLLYVWTPELLSFHVNAIHDQLPSPANLRLWGKTNLGSCHLCHHNNCTLFHILNGCNYSLQSGRYNWRHDQTLKAVANGIMPFIEEANQKSNTPPEDTHYMTTIKFSTADGVTYRNPALPLPKRDSTNLLQKANDWEFLMDEEHKQKIFGVQTNMRSSSSPQDCV, encoded by the exons ATGAAACCCCAAGAACACAGGAAATGCCTCACTAGTCTGGTAAAAGACGTAGATGAAGATGACATGCTTGTGTACCTCTATGGCTGCGCCAAACAAGGACAATGGCTCAGATGGGACTCTGCCATGCAAGTAGATACATCTTGGAAGAAGCTCCTTTATGTATGGACACCAGAGCTCCTATCTTTTCATGTCAATGCCATCCACGACCAACTTCCATCACCAGCTAATTTGAGACTCTGGGGAAAGACCAACCTCGGATCCTGCCATTTATGTCATCATAATAACTGCACTCTATTCCACATCTTAAATGGATGTAACTATTCTCTGCAGAGTGGAAGATACAACTGGAGACATGATCAGACACTGAAAGCTGTAGCAAATGGCATAATGCCCTTCATTGAAGAGGCAAATCAGAAGTCGAACACCCCTCCAGAAGATACCCATTATATGACTACTATCAAATTCAGCACTGCAGATGGTGTAACCTACCGGAATCCAGCACTGCCTCTTCCAAAAAGGGACTCAACAAACCTGTTACAGAAGGCCAATGACTGGGAATTTCTGATGGATGAGGAACATAAGCAA aaaatattcGGAGTCCAAACAAACATGCGTAGTTCCTCGTCACCTCAAGATTGTGTATAA
- the LOC140145724 gene encoding uncharacterized protein, translating to MKLVIFATLIIMLAMTSIAKGWRMPEGCLVVILNYNGDWVVVYTNPCLIIEERSPSFDPARLNPTDEFNSLDVNDDGYIDSVEWNGQGFDLLLSDRDKNGDGRISRGEFAGMDVYVVIG from the exons ATGAAGCTGGTTATCTTTGCGACTCTTATCATCATGTTGGCAATGACATCAATCGCGAAGGGTTGGAGGATGCCTGAAGGATGTTTAGTTGTAATCTTAAATTACAATGGTGATTGGGTCGTGGTATATACAAACCCGTGTCTAATAATTGA AGAGAGAAGCCCATCGTTCGATCCTGCCCGTTTGAATCCAACTGACGAGTTCAACTCTCTGGATGTTAATGATGATGGCTACATTGACTCTGTGGAGTGGAATGGACAAGGATTCGATCTTCTACTAAGCGACCGCGACAAAAATG GTGATGGCCGAATTTCCCGGGGTGAATTTGCCGGTATGGACGTGTACGTCGTTATTGGATAG